The stretch of DNA CGTACAGGTCGGCCCACGAGGTCAGGGCGACGCCATCCGCCGCCAGGATCTCGGACCCGCGCGGCAGGCCGAGACTCGCGGCCGGTGTGCCGCTCACGATATCGGCCACGATCACACCCTGCTGGGCCTGGCCGAACTCGATGCCGACCTTGGGGGGATCCGTGCGGCCGAGCGAGAACGGCTGTGTCGGCGTGACGGTGAGTGCCACGCGCTGCCCGTCGCGCAGCACGATCACGTCAAGCGCTTCATTGGGACTGGCATGAATGGCAGCCACGATTTCCGGAAACGTGGGGAAGCGGGTCCCCGCCCATTCGAGGATGACGTCGCCCTCCCGGAAGCCGGCGACGTCTGCCGGCATCCCGGGGACCACCCGATCGATCGACGAGCAGGGGGCCAGCCCCAGCAGGTGAGAGGGCTTTCGCAGCACGGATTCGGCGGTATCTCCGGCGGACATGCGCAGGCGTGGAGTGATTTCGAAATCAAAGGTGAGCGGTGGTTGTCCCGCGGGCGGGGCGCGCTCGATCGTCAACAGCAACGGCCGGCCGCGCGAGCTGTGAATGGCATCGGCATAGACATAGGCCAGCAGGTCGTCGATCGGCCGGCCATTGACGGCCACGACCTTATCACCCGGTTGCAGCGGGTCCGGCAGGGGCATGCTGGCGTCGACCAAGCGCGTGATCTGGTTCGTGGGGTAGGGGGTCCAGCCCAGTGCAGTGGGTAGCGTGCCGAAATCCTTGTCGCGCCGCACGACGATTGGCTCGGGGAATTCAGCGCCGTCGCGCTCGATCGTCAGTCGCACGTGACCTTCGCCCAGCAGGGACTCGATCAGCAGGTCATTGAAGGACTGCACCCTCGTCCCGTTGATCGTGAGCACCTTGTCGCCGGGCAGCAATCCCGCCCGGCCGGCCGGGCTGCCCGGCTCGATCGTGCCCAGAACCGGCGCCCAGACCTTCTGGCCGCCCGCCAGGTAGACCAGCGCATACAGCAGAATGGCAAACGCCACGTTGAACACCACGCCCGCGGAGACCACGAGCATGCGGGCTTCGACAGACTTGTTCGTGAAGGCGCGCGGGTCGTCGGTATGCTTGACCTCACCGGTCTGCTCGTTGATGATGATGTCATCCTCGCCGAGCATTTTCACGTAACCGCCGATCGGCAAGGCATTCAGACAGTAATCCGTCTCGCCGTAGCCCTTCTTCGCCAAGTCATCCGGTCGGTAGTTCGGTCGCGGGCCGAAGGTGAACCCCTCTCCCCGCCGGTAACCGCAGATGCGGTAGAAGAACCCGACCGCGAATCGGTCCACCCGGACGCCCATCCACTTGGCAGCGAGGAAGTGCCCCAATTCGTGGACGAAGATGATGATCGAGAAGCCGATCAGCACTTTCACGAGGAGCAAAGTGCCCTCGAGCCACGCGGTAATCTGCTCCGTCATGCCAAGCAGGGCGGCCACACCGATCAATTCCGAATGCATCGCTCCACCTCGGCCCGCGCCCATGCGTCGCAAGCCAGCAGCTCTTCCAGGTTGGGCTCGGGCAGGAACGCGTGCCGGGTCATGACCTCGGCGGCGAGTTCCGCGATCTGTCCAAAGGATAGGCGCGCAGCGCGAAACGCCGCGACGGCGGCTTCGTTGGCCGCATTCAGGACGGCTCCGA from Phycisphaerales bacterium encodes:
- a CDS encoding site-2 protease family protein yields the protein MHSELIGVAALLGMTEQITAWLEGTLLLVKVLIGFSIIIFVHELGHFLAAKWMGVRVDRFAVGFFYRICGYRRGEGFTFGPRPNYRPDDLAKKGYGETDYCLNALPIGGYVKMLGEDDIIINEQTGEVKHTDDPRAFTNKSVEARMLVVSAGVVFNVAFAILLYALVYLAGGQKVWAPVLGTIEPGSPAGRAGLLPGDKVLTINGTRVQSFNDLLIESLLGEGHVRLTIERDGAEFPEPIVVRRDKDFGTLPTALGWTPYPTNQITRLVDASMPLPDPLQPGDKVVAVNGRPIDDLLAYVYADAIHSSRGRPLLLTIERAPPAGQPPLTFDFEITPRLRMSAGDTAESVLRKPSHLLGLAPCSSIDRVVPGMPADVAGFREGDVILEWAGTRFPTFPEIVAAIHASPNEALDVIVLRDGQRVALTVTPTQPFSLGRTDPPKVGIEFGQAQQGVIVADIVSGTPAASLGLPRGSEILAADGVALTSWADLYEALRAASGRTITLAYRSGQDEGTVPLAVPASIVSELDLPPTARIRSIAGEDRIRLDEDRVYLLPQEAAVRELLARHIGETVDVEYHRSTSDRTLYRAQFTVRADNVDPWQFRASYDVNTLLPFEFLTTRVHANGNPLVAIAMAGEQTVRVLERTYRSLQALIFQSGNVSTRDVAGPVGIMRHAVRIAQDGYADLLFFLAFISINLAVINFLPLPVVDGGLMVFLLLEKIRGKPLNLKVQVITTLAGLALIVLVFLLVTLQDIVKWLQGGY